In Aeromicrobium marinum DSM 15272, one genomic interval encodes:
- the scpA gene encoding methylmalonyl-CoA mutase — protein MSIPESFAGLPLDPEQPAAPDPATYAAATEGAEPWPAPEGIGIHGLYTPGDLDGLDALDTFPGLAPFLRGPYPAMYTTQPWTVRQYAGFSTAEESNAFYRRNLRAGQKGLSVAFDLATHRGYDSDHPRVKGDVGMAGVAIDSIYDTRTLFDGIPLDEMSVSMTMNGAVLPVLALYIVAAEEQGVKPEQLAGTIQNDILKEFMVRNTYIYPPAPSMRIISDIFAYTAQKMPRFNSISISGYHIQEAGATNDLELAYTLADGVEYIRSGLDVGLDIDAFAPRLSFFWAIGMNFFMEVAKLRAARALWARLVSDFDPKNPKSLSLRTHSQTSGWSLTAQDVYNNVGRTAIEAMAATQGHTQSLHTNALDEAIALPTDFSARIARNTQLLLQQESGTTRSIDPWGGSYYVERLTHDLANRAWAHIQEVEAAGGMSKAIEAGIPKMRIEEAAARTQARIDSGQQAVIGINTFRLRDEDPLDVLKVDNAAVYAAQLAKLERLRAERDDDDVRRSLEALTNSAERGSSSDGSLDGNLLALAIDAARAKATVGEISDALEKVYGRHQAVIRTISGVYRTEAGQGGNVQRVIDATAEFEDAEGRRPRILVAKMGQDGHDRGQKVIVTAFADMGFDVDVGPLFSTPEEVAQQAIDADVHIVGVSSLAAGHLALLPELKRALDELGRPDIMVVMGGVIPPDDVPTLKEMGAAEVFLPGTVIADSALSLLDKLRGTTAS, from the coding sequence ATGAGCATCCCCGAGAGCTTCGCCGGCCTGCCACTGGACCCCGAGCAGCCCGCCGCGCCGGACCCAGCGACCTACGCCGCCGCGACGGAGGGGGCCGAACCGTGGCCCGCCCCCGAGGGCATCGGCATCCACGGCCTCTACACCCCGGGCGACCTCGACGGCCTCGACGCGCTCGACACCTTCCCCGGGCTCGCGCCCTTCCTGCGGGGGCCGTACCCGGCGATGTACACGACCCAGCCGTGGACCGTCCGTCAGTACGCGGGGTTCTCCACCGCCGAGGAGTCCAACGCCTTCTACCGCCGCAACCTGCGGGCGGGGCAGAAGGGCCTGTCGGTCGCGTTCGACCTGGCCACCCACCGTGGTTACGACTCCGACCACCCCCGCGTCAAGGGCGACGTCGGCATGGCCGGTGTCGCGATCGACTCGATCTACGACACCCGCACGCTGTTCGACGGCATCCCGCTCGACGAGATGAGCGTGTCGATGACCATGAACGGCGCCGTGCTGCCGGTGCTGGCGCTGTACATCGTGGCCGCCGAGGAGCAGGGGGTGAAGCCCGAACAGCTGGCCGGGACCATCCAGAACGACATCCTCAAGGAGTTCATGGTCCGCAACACCTACATCTACCCGCCGGCCCCGTCGATGCGGATCATCTCCGACATCTTCGCCTACACGGCGCAGAAGATGCCGCGGTTCAACTCCATCAGCATCTCGGGCTACCACATCCAGGAGGCCGGGGCGACGAACGACCTCGAGCTCGCCTACACGCTGGCTGACGGCGTCGAGTACATCCGGTCGGGCCTGGACGTCGGGCTCGACATCGATGCGTTCGCCCCCCGGCTGAGCTTCTTCTGGGCGATCGGCATGAACTTCTTCATGGAGGTCGCCAAGCTTCGCGCCGCCCGCGCCCTGTGGGCCCGGCTGGTCAGCGACTTCGACCCGAAGAACCCCAAGAGCCTGAGCCTGCGGACGCACAGCCAGACGTCCGGCTGGAGCCTCACCGCGCAGGACGTGTACAACAACGTGGGCCGCACGGCGATCGAGGCCATGGCCGCGACGCAGGGCCACACGCAGAGCCTGCACACCAACGCGCTGGACGAGGCGATCGCCCTGCCGACGGACTTCAGCGCCCGGATCGCCCGCAACACGCAGCTGCTGCTGCAGCAGGAGTCCGGCACGACCCGCAGCATCGACCCCTGGGGCGGCTCGTACTACGTCGAGCGGCTCACCCACGACCTGGCCAACCGCGCGTGGGCGCACATCCAGGAGGTCGAGGCCGCCGGCGGCATGTCGAAGGCCATCGAGGCCGGCATCCCCAAGATGCGCATCGAGGAGGCGGCCGCCCGCACCCAGGCCCGCATCGACTCCGGCCAGCAGGCCGTGATCGGCATCAACACCTTCCGGCTGCGCGACGAGGACCCGCTCGACGTCCTGAAGGTCGACAACGCTGCGGTGTACGCCGCTCAGCTCGCGAAGCTGGAGCGGTTGCGCGCCGAGCGTGACGACGACGACGTCCGCCGCAGCCTCGAGGCGCTCACCAACAGCGCCGAGCGGGGTTCGTCCAGCGACGGATCGCTCGACGGCAACCTGCTGGCCCTGGCCATCGACGCCGCCCGCGCGAAGGCCACGGTCGGCGAGATCTCCGACGCGCTCGAGAAGGTCTACGGGCGCCACCAGGCGGTGATCCGTACGATCTCGGGTGTGTACCGCACCGAGGCCGGCCAGGGGGGCAACGTCCAGCGCGTCATCGACGCCACCGCCGAGTTCGAGGATGCTGAGGGCCGCCGCCCGCGCATCCTCGTGGCCAAGATGGGTCAGGACGGCCACGACCGGGGTCAGAAGGTCATCGTCACGGCATTCGCCGACATGGGCTTCGACGTCGACGTGGGTCCGCTGTTCTCGACGCCCGAGGAGGTCGCCCAGCAGGCGATCGACGCCGACGTGCACATCGTCGGGGTCTCGTCGCTCGCAGCCGGCCACCTCGCGCTCCTGCCGGAGCTGAAGCGGGCGCTCGACGAGCTCGGCCGGCCCGACATCATGGTCGTGATGGGTGGTGTCATCCCGCCCGACGACGTGCCGACGCTGAAGGAGATGGGTGCGGCCGAGGTGTTCCTGCCCGGCACGGTCATCGCCGACTCCGCGTTGTCGCTGCTCGACAAGCTCCGCGGCACGACCGCGTCCTGA
- the meaB gene encoding methylmalonyl Co-A mutase-associated GTPase MeaB encodes MSAPGTDIDVERLADEVREGRRPAISRAITLVESRRADHRAAARELLTGLTPDAGGAVRVGVSGVPGVGKSTTIESLGTHLTGQGHRVGVLTVDPSSVRTGGSVLGDKTRMARLAVDPNAYIRPSPSAGTLGGVARATSQAMTILEAAGFDVVLVETVGVGQSEITVAGMVDTFVFLTLARTGDQLQGIKKGILEIADVIAVNKADGERAKEAEMTASDLAGALRLVYAGTADWVPPVLTCSGLEGTGIDTVWSRVMRHRAFMGDRGLAEKRAGQQWDFTWALVRDELDQRLRTHPGVGEVREEVRSLILAGDLGAAEAADRLLAAYDA; translated from the coding sequence ATGTCGGCACCCGGCACCGACATCGACGTCGAGCGGCTCGCCGACGAGGTGCGGGAGGGTCGCCGTCCGGCGATCTCCCGCGCCATCACGCTCGTCGAGTCCCGGCGGGCCGACCACCGTGCCGCGGCCCGCGAGCTGCTCACGGGCCTCACCCCGGACGCGGGGGGAGCGGTCCGGGTGGGCGTCTCCGGGGTCCCGGGGGTCGGCAAGTCGACGACGATCGAGTCGCTGGGCACCCACCTGACCGGCCAGGGTCACCGCGTCGGCGTGCTGACGGTCGATCCGTCGAGCGTCCGCACCGGCGGCTCGGTGCTGGGCGACAAGACCAGGATGGCGCGGCTGGCCGTCGACCCGAACGCGTACATCCGGCCGTCCCCGTCGGCCGGCACCCTCGGCGGCGTCGCCCGCGCGACCAGCCAGGCGATGACGATCCTCGAGGCGGCCGGCTTCGACGTGGTGCTGGTCGAGACCGTGGGGGTGGGTCAGTCCGAGATCACCGTGGCCGGCATGGTCGACACCTTCGTGTTCCTCACCCTGGCGCGCACGGGCGACCAGCTGCAGGGCATCAAGAAGGGCATCCTGGAGATCGCCGACGTCATCGCCGTCAACAAGGCCGACGGCGAGCGGGCCAAGGAGGCCGAGATGACCGCCTCCGACCTCGCCGGCGCGTTGCGCCTCGTGTACGCGGGGACGGCCGACTGGGTGCCGCCGGTGCTGACCTGCTCGGGGCTGGAGGGCACCGGCATCGACACCGTGTGGTCCCGGGTCATGCGACACCGCGCCTTCATGGGCGACCGCGGTCTCGCGGAGAAGCGGGCCGGCCAGCAGTGGGACTTCACGTGGGCGCTGGTGCGCGACGAGCTCGACCAGCGGTTGCGGACGCATCCCGGGGTCGGCGAGGTGCG